From one Deinococcus sp. YIM 134068 genomic stretch:
- a CDS encoding (4Fe-4S)-binding protein, with the protein MTAPAPDPSGDDLLRGKAYTGDGVTVYYDAPRCVHVANCVRNLPEVFRPRERPWIQLWNEADAERVAEVVRTCPTGALHYALEHGLPEAPEVPTTITPVPNGPLAIRGDLHIQTPDGEVREVRAALCRCGASTTKPFCNGAHAKIGWKSEGETDPKQGGDDRHGEGQRADGAGKEG; encoded by the coding sequence ATGACCGCCCCTGCCCCCGACCCCTCCGGCGACGACCTCCTGCGCGGCAAGGCATACACGGGTGACGGCGTGACCGTCTACTACGACGCGCCCCGTTGTGTCCACGTCGCCAACTGCGTGCGGAATCTGCCCGAGGTCTTCCGACCCAGGGAACGTCCGTGGATTCAGCTCTGGAACGAGGCGGACGCCGAGCGGGTGGCGGAGGTGGTGCGGACCTGCCCGACCGGGGCGCTCCACTACGCCCTCGAACACGGCCTGCCGGAAGCTCCCGAGGTGCCCACTACCATTACGCCCGTCCCCAACGGTCCCCTCGCCATCAGAGGCGACCTCCACATCCAGACCCCGGACGGCGAGGTGCGGGAGGTCCGGGCTGCCCTCTGCCGCTGCGGGGCGAGCACCACCAAGCCCTTCTGCAACGGTGCCCATGCCAAAATCGGCTGGAAGAGTGAAGGTGAGACGGACCCGAAGCAGGGCGGTGACGACCGGCACGGGGAGGGACAGCGGGCGGATGGAGCGGGGAAGGAGGGCTAA